In Enterobacteriaceae bacterium Kacie_13, the following proteins share a genomic window:
- a CDS encoding PTS sucrose transporter subunit IIBC (phosphoenolpyruvate-dependent sugar phosphotransferase system; catalyzes the phosphorylation of incoming sugar substrates concomitant with their translocation across the cell membrane; IIB is phosphorylated by IIA and then transfers the phosphoryl group to the sugar; IIC forms the translocation channel), with product MNINAIATELLPLLGGKDNIASAAHCATRLRLVLVDDSLINKNAIGKVEGVKGCFSNAGQIQIIFGTGLVNKVHAEFIKVAGIGESSKSEAANIAAQKLNPFQRIARVLSNIFVPIIPAIVASGLLMGLLGMVKTYGWANPESAIFIMLDMFSSAAFIILPILIGFTAAREFGGNPFLGATLGGILTHPALTNAWGVASGFHTMNFFGMEIAMIGYQGTVFPVLLAVWFMSFIEKRLRKIIPDALDLILTPFLTVIISGFIAFLIIGPAGRALGDGISFILSTLITHAGWVAGLVFGGLYSVIVITGIHHSFHAIEAGLLGNPNIGVNFLLPIWSMANVAQGGACLAVYFKTRDAKIKAIAVPSAFSAMLGITEAAIFGINLRFMKPFIAALAGGALGGAWVVAMHVNMTAVGLTGIPGLAIVQASSMLSYLIGLVIAFGSAFLLSLLLKYKTESE from the coding sequence ATGAATATCAATGCAATCGCGACAGAACTGCTCCCTTTGCTGGGCGGTAAAGACAATATCGCCAGCGCCGCACACTGCGCGACGCGTCTGCGGCTGGTGCTGGTAGATGACAGCCTGATCAACAAAAACGCTATCGGGAAAGTGGAAGGCGTAAAGGGTTGCTTCAGCAACGCCGGACAGATCCAGATTATTTTTGGTACCGGGCTGGTGAACAAAGTTCACGCCGAGTTCATCAAAGTGGCAGGCATCGGTGAGTCGAGTAAATCAGAAGCGGCTAACATTGCGGCGCAAAAACTGAATCCGTTCCAGCGCATTGCGCGCGTGCTGTCGAACATCTTCGTGCCAATCATTCCGGCAATCGTGGCATCCGGTCTGCTGATGGGGCTGCTCGGCATGGTGAAAACCTATGGCTGGGCAAACCCGGAGAGCGCGATTTTTATTATGCTCGACATGTTCAGTTCGGCGGCGTTTATCATTTTGCCGATCCTGATCGGTTTCACCGCCGCGCGCGAATTTGGCGGTAACCCGTTCCTCGGCGCGACGCTCGGCGGCATCCTGACGCACCCCGCGCTGACCAACGCCTGGGGCGTCGCCAGCGGTTTCCACACCATGAATTTCTTCGGGATGGAGATTGCGATGATTGGCTATCAGGGCACGGTGTTCCCTGTGCTGCTGGCGGTCTGGTTTATGAGCTTCATTGAAAAACGTCTGCGCAAAATCATTCCTGACGCGCTGGATTTGATCCTGACGCCGTTTCTCACCGTGATCATCTCCGGCTTTATCGCTTTCCTGATTATCGGTCCTGCCGGTCGCGCGCTGGGTGATGGCATCTCCTTTATCCTCAGCACCTTAATCACTCACGCGGGCTGGGTGGCGGGGCTTGTCTTCGGCGGATTGTATTCGGTGATCGTCATCACCGGTATTCACCACAGCTTCCATGCGATTGAAGCCGGGCTGCTGGGCAACCCGAATATCGGCGTGAATTTCCTGCTGCCGATCTGGTCGATGGCGAACGTGGCACAGGGGGGGGCCTGCCTGGCGGTATACTTCAAAACCCGCGATGCAAAAATTAAAGCGATTGCCGTACCGTCTGCCTTCTCTGCCATGTTAGGTATTACCGAGGCGGCGATATTCGGGATCAACCTGCGCTTTATGAAACCGTTCATCGCCGCCTTAGCCGGTGGTGCGCTGGGTGGTGCGTGGGTAGTGGCGATGCACGTCAACATGACTGCCGTCGGCCTGACCGGTATCCCGGGTCTGGCGATTGTGCAGGCCAGTTCGATGCTCAGCTATCTCATCGGCTTAGTGATTGCCTTTGGCAGCGCATTCCTGCTTTCCCTGTTGCTCAAATACAAAACGGAGAGTGAATAA
- a CDS encoding porin gives MMMKPRYLAVAVGLILSSAAQGADISASAIEARFNAMEKRLQQAESRAAKAEARATQAEQQVKQLETRTASNEQQTRQVAKTAEITQQQTADVAKRTETLASNTKSSDSDNSGFKFTGYARSGVIMNDSGTSTESGPYVTPAGQTGGAVGRLGNENNTYVEVNLEHNQTMASGATSRYKVMLADGQRSYNDWTGATSDLNIRQAFVELGSLPTFTGPWKDSTLWAGKRFDRDNFDIHFLDSDIIFLAGTGGGIYDVKWSENLKSNFSLYGRNFDDLDDNNNSNDDTRIENYIVTANNYAGPFQWMVSGLRAKNNQDRENTGTQGVTNAADTGFHTMLAYHGESFYGLREGTSTTALLYGHGLGAEVKALGSDGHLTDDASTVRLATYGITPLSKNWSIAPAILAQQSKDRYVSGDDYQWLTFNTRLIQQITENFELAYEGSYQYMDLDPQGYKDNNNVKGGFYKLTFAPTLKVGDISDMLSRPEIRFFASYMDWSHKLDSYSSSDSFGTDGFTSGGQWNFGIQMETWF, from the coding sequence ATGATGATGAAACCTCGCTATCTGGCTGTTGCTGTTGGACTTATTCTTTCTTCTGCGGCTCAGGGGGCGGACATTTCCGCCAGTGCTATTGAAGCCCGCTTCAATGCCATGGAAAAACGTTTGCAGCAGGCGGAAAGTCGCGCAGCAAAAGCCGAAGCCCGTGCGACCCAGGCTGAACAACAGGTTAAACAACTCGAAACACGCACTGCCAGTAATGAACAGCAAACCCGTCAGGTGGCAAAAACGGCTGAAATTACCCAGCAGCAAACCGCCGACGTGGCTAAACGTACCGAAACATTAGCCAGCAATACCAAAAGCAGCGACAGCGACAACAGCGGATTTAAATTCACCGGTTACGCACGTTCTGGCGTCATCATGAATGATTCCGGCACCTCGACCGAAAGCGGCCCGTATGTCACGCCAGCCGGACAAACTGGCGGTGCAGTCGGGCGTCTGGGTAACGAAAATAACACCTACGTTGAGGTTAATCTGGAACACAACCAGACGATGGCCAGCGGTGCGACTTCCCGTTATAAAGTGATGCTGGCGGACGGGCAGCGCAGCTACAACGACTGGACCGGCGCGACCAGCGATCTGAATATTCGTCAGGCGTTTGTCGAGCTTGGCTCGCTGCCGACTTTCACCGGCCCGTGGAAAGACTCAACGCTGTGGGCGGGTAAACGCTTCGACCGCGACAACTTCGATATTCATTTCCTCGATTCCGACATCATTTTCCTCGCCGGTACCGGTGGCGGGATTTATGACGTGAAGTGGAGTGAGAATCTGAAAAGTAACTTCTCGCTTTACGGGCGTAACTTCGACGATCTCGACGATAACAACAACAGCAATGACGACACGCGTATTGAGAACTACATTGTCACGGCGAATAACTACGCCGGACCGTTCCAGTGGATGGTCAGCGGGCTGCGCGCCAAAAATAATCAGGATCGTGAAAACACCGGCACACAGGGCGTCACTAATGCGGCGGATACCGGCTTCCACACGATGCTGGCGTACCACGGCGAGAGCTTCTACGGCCTGCGTGAAGGGACATCGACCACCGCGTTGCTTTACGGCCACGGTTTAGGGGCAGAAGTGAAAGCCCTCGGCTCGGATGGTCATCTGACCGACGACGCCAGCACCGTGCGACTGGCCACCTATGGCATCACGCCACTGAGTAAAAACTGGAGTATTGCTCCGGCCATCCTCGCCCAGCAGAGTAAAGACCGCTATGTTTCCGGCGATGATTATCAGTGGCTGACCTTCAACACCCGTCTGATCCAGCAGATCACCGAAAACTTTGAGCTGGCCTATGAAGGCAGCTATCAGTACATGGATCTCGATCCGCAGGGCTATAAAGATAACAACAACGTGAAAGGCGGATTCTACAAACTGACGTTCGCGCCGACGTTAAAGGTCGGCGATATCAGCGACATGCTGAGCCGTCCGGAAATCCGCTTCTTCGCAAGCTATATGGACTGGAGCCACAAGCTCGACAGCTACTCTTCCAGCGATTCGTTTGGCACGGACGGTTTCACCTCCGGCGGACAGTGGAACTTCGGGATCCAGATGGAAACCTGGTTCTGA
- a CDS encoding aminoimidazole riboside kinase gives MKNRVWVLGDAVVDLIPEDGDLLLKCPGGAPANVAVGISRLGGESAFIGRVGDDPFGAFLRKTLDDEAVNTDFMHRDPHHRTSTVVVENDADGERSFTFMVRPSADLFLQSTDIPGFKAGQFLHLCSISLSAEPSRSSAFLAMAQMKAAGGHVCFDPNIRHDLWPDENQLRVCLEQALSLADVIKVSEDELEYLTGESLLSEGILRLCQRHDPQLLLVTQGKDGVSVYRKQDASLMQYPAPKVKALDTTGAGDAFVAGLLAGLANNWPLASDDAWRDIIRQALACGALATTARGAMTTLPDAKELAAFCGQAF, from the coding sequence ATGAAGAACCGGGTTTGGGTGTTGGGCGATGCAGTAGTGGATTTAATCCCCGAAGATGGCGATCTTTTACTGAAGTGTCCGGGCGGCGCACCGGCGAACGTCGCAGTGGGCATCAGCCGTCTTGGCGGCGAAAGCGCGTTTATTGGCCGCGTGGGCGATGATCCTTTCGGCGCATTTTTGCGAAAAACGCTGGATGATGAAGCCGTCAATACTGATTTCATGCACCGCGATCCCCACCACCGCACCTCCACCGTCGTGGTGGAAAACGACGCCGACGGCGAGCGTTCGTTCACGTTTATGGTGCGGCCAAGTGCCGATCTGTTCCTGCAATCCACCGATATTCCGGGGTTCAAAGCGGGTCAGTTTTTGCACCTGTGTTCGATTTCGCTTTCCGCCGAACCTTCCCGTTCGTCGGCGTTTTTAGCCATGGCACAGATGAAAGCTGCCGGTGGCCATGTGTGTTTTGACCCGAATATCCGCCATGACCTGTGGCCGGACGAAAATCAGTTACGCGTATGTCTCGAGCAGGCGCTGTCGCTGGCGGATGTAATCAAGGTATCAGAGGATGAACTGGAATATCTCACCGGGGAATCGCTGCTTTCCGAAGGAATTTTGCGACTTTGCCAGCGTCACGATCCGCAACTGCTGCTGGTCACGCAGGGAAAAGATGGGGTATCGGTATACCGGAAACAGGATGCCTCACTGATGCAGTATCCGGCACCAAAAGTAAAAGCGTTGGATACCACCGGTGCGGGCGATGCGTTTGTCGCGGGTTTACTGGCCGGGCTGGCGAACAACTGGCCGTTGGCGTCGGACGACGCGTGGCGCGACATTATCCGTCAGGCACTGGCCTGCGGCGCACTGGCGACGACAGCGCGTGGCGCGATGACCACCCTGCCGGATGCCAAAGAACTGGCAGCGTTTTGTGGTCAGGCATTTTAG
- a CDS encoding 6-phospho-alpha-glucosidase codes for MKKFSVVVAGGGSTFTPGIVLMLLANQERFPLRAIKFYDNDGARQEIVAQACKVILKEQAPDIEFSYTTDPQAAFTDVDFVMAHIRVGKYPMREKDEKIPLRHGVVGQETCGPGGIAYGMRSIGGVLEIVDYMEKYSPNAWMLNYSNPAAIVAEATRRLRPHSKILNICDMPIGIEGRMAEIAGLKSRKEMRVRYYGLNHFGWWTSIEDAQGNDLMPKIREHVAKYGYVPHTGEQGVEASWNDTFAKAKDVWALDPSTFPNTYLKYYLYPDYVVAHANPEHTRANEVMEHREKHVFSSCAAIIEAGKSSAGELEIDEHASYIVDLATAIAFNTQARMLLIVPNEGAISNFDPEAMVEIPCLVGSRGPEPLTVGKIPLFQHGLMSQQVAVEKLVVEAWVEKSYLKLWQAITLSKTVPSASVAKAILDDLIEANKDYWPELK; via the coding sequence ATGAAGAAATTTTCAGTAGTCGTGGCAGGTGGTGGCAGCACATTTACACCCGGTATCGTTCTGATGTTACTGGCGAATCAGGAAAGATTTCCGCTGCGGGCCATCAAGTTTTATGACAACGACGGCGCACGTCAGGAAATTGTTGCACAAGCGTGCAAGGTGATCCTCAAAGAGCAGGCACCGGATATCGAATTTAGTTACACCACGGATCCGCAAGCGGCGTTCACGGATGTAGATTTTGTGATGGCACACATCCGCGTCGGCAAATACCCGATGCGTGAAAAAGACGAAAAAATCCCATTGCGTCACGGCGTGGTCGGGCAGGAAACCTGCGGACCGGGCGGGATCGCCTACGGCATGCGCTCAATCGGCGGCGTGCTGGAAATTGTCGATTACATGGAAAAATATTCGCCGAACGCCTGGATGCTAAATTATTCGAATCCGGCTGCTATCGTGGCAGAAGCAACCCGCCGTCTGCGCCCGCACTCGAAGATCCTTAATATTTGCGATATGCCGATCGGCATTGAAGGGCGCATGGCCGAGATTGCCGGACTGAAATCACGCAAGGAAATGCGCGTCCGATATTACGGTCTGAATCACTTCGGCTGGTGGACGTCGATTGAAGATGCACAGGGCAACGATCTGATGCCAAAAATTCGCGAACATGTCGCCAAATACGGCTATGTGCCACACACCGGTGAGCAAGGGGTGGAAGCCAGCTGGAATGATACGTTCGCCAAAGCCAAAGATGTCTGGGCGCTGGACCCGTCCACTTTCCCGAACACATATCTGAAATATTACTTGTACCCGGACTACGTGGTCGCTCATGCCAATCCGGAACATACCCGCGCCAATGAGGTGATGGAGCACCGCGAAAAACACGTGTTCAGTTCCTGCGCCGCCATTATTGAGGCCGGGAAATCTTCTGCCGGTGAACTGGAAATTGACGAGCACGCGTCTTATATCGTCGATCTGGCAACCGCCATCGCATTCAATACGCAGGCAAGAATGCTGCTGATTGTGCCGAACGAGGGCGCTATCAGCAATTTCGACCCGGAAGCGATGGTGGAAATTCCATGTCTGGTGGGCAGCCGCGGGCCAGAACCGCTGACAGTCGGTAAGATCCCGCTGTTCCAACACGGGCTGATGAGCCAGCAGGTGGCGGTGGAAAAACTGGTGGTCGAAGCCTGGGTGGAGAAATCCTACCTGAAACTGTGGCAGGCAATCACGCTCTCGAAAACCGTGCCGAGCGCGTCCGTCGCCAAAGCGATTCTGGATGACCTGATCGAAGCCAATAAAGACTACTGGCCAGAATTGAAATAA
- a CDS encoding PTS alpha-glucoside transporter subunit IICB (involved in the phosphorylation and transport of sugars across the cell membrane; protein IIA transfers a phosphoryl group to IIB which then transfers the phosphoryl group to the sugar; IIC forms the translocation channel for the sugar uptake): MLSQIQRFGGAMFTPVLLFPFAGMVVGIAIMLQNPMFMGETLTSPDNLFAQIVHIIEEGGWTVFRNMPLIFAVGLPIGLAKQAQGRACLAALVSFMTWNYLINAMGLTWGDYFGVNFNVEPGGQSGLAMIAGIKTLDTSIIGAIIISGLVTSIHNHFFDKQLPVFLGIFQGSSFVVIIAFLLMIPCAWLTLLLWPKVQTGILSMQHFMLVSGSLGVWVYTFLERILIPTGLHHFVYGPFVFGPAAVEGGIQVYWAEHLQAFSQSTEPLKALFPQGGFALHGNSKVFGSVGIAMAIYATAAPENRVKVAGLLIPATLTAVLVGITEPLEFTFLFISPLLFAVHALLAATVATLMYMAGVVGNMGGGLLDQFLPQNWIPMYHNHASMMYIQIGIGLVFTGVWFLVFRTLILRLNLKTPGRENSEIRLYSKADYQAQKNATGRAPGSPAPSSAQGQAAGYLQALGGHGNILDLNNCATRLRITLGDMALTQSDDIFKTLGAHGVVRRGNAIQVIVGLHVPQVRDQIETLMKQDAFTQSSTSGARSPTETSLTEAV; this comes from the coding sequence ATGCTCAGTCAAATTCAACGTTTTGGCGGTGCGATGTTTACGCCGGTATTATTGTTTCCGTTTGCCGGAATGGTGGTGGGCATCGCGATTATGCTGCAAAATCCCATGTTTATGGGAGAAACGCTCACCTCACCTGATAATCTATTTGCTCAAATCGTTCATATTATTGAAGAAGGCGGCTGGACAGTATTTCGTAATATGCCGCTGATCTTCGCCGTCGGCCTGCCAATCGGGCTGGCGAAACAGGCGCAAGGACGTGCCTGTCTGGCAGCACTGGTCAGTTTTATGACCTGGAATTATTTAATTAATGCGATGGGATTAACCTGGGGGGATTATTTCGGCGTTAATTTTAATGTCGAACCCGGCGGACAAAGTGGTCTGGCGATGATCGCCGGAATTAAAACGCTCGATACCAGTATTATTGGTGCGATTATTATTTCTGGTCTTGTCACCTCAATACATAATCATTTTTTTGATAAACAACTTCCGGTCTTCCTTGGTATTTTTCAGGGCAGCTCCTTCGTGGTGATTATCGCTTTCTTGCTGATGATCCCCTGCGCCTGGCTGACGCTGCTGTTATGGCCGAAGGTGCAGACCGGCATCCTCTCGATGCAGCATTTTATGCTGGTGTCCGGCTCGCTCGGCGTCTGGGTATACACCTTCCTCGAACGCATTCTGATCCCTACCGGCTTGCATCACTTCGTTTATGGTCCCTTTGTCTTTGGCCCGGCGGCAGTCGAAGGCGGCATCCAGGTTTACTGGGCTGAGCACTTACAGGCCTTCAGCCAGAGTACTGAGCCGCTGAAAGCGTTATTCCCGCAAGGTGGATTCGCGTTGCACGGTAATTCGAAAGTCTTCGGCTCGGTTGGTATTGCGATGGCGATTTACGCCACAGCGGCACCGGAAAACCGCGTAAAAGTGGCGGGTCTGTTGATCCCGGCCACGCTTACTGCCGTGCTGGTCGGTATTACTGAACCGCTGGAATTCACCTTCCTGTTCATCTCACCGCTGTTGTTTGCTGTCCATGCGCTGCTGGCCGCCACGGTAGCAACGCTGATGTACATGGCAGGCGTGGTCGGCAACATGGGCGGCGGCCTGCTCGACCAGTTTCTGCCGCAAAACTGGATCCCGATGTATCACAATCATGCCTCAATGATGTACATCCAAATCGGGATCGGGCTGGTGTTCACCGGCGTCTGGTTCCTGGTGTTCCGCACGTTGATCCTGCGTCTCAACCTGAAAACACCGGGGCGTGAAAACAGCGAGATCAGGCTCTACAGCAAAGCCGATTATCAGGCACAGAAAAATGCCACAGGGCGTGCGCCCGGCAGCCCGGCGCCGTCCTCCGCACAGGGTCAGGCAGCAGGTTATCTGCAGGCGCTCGGCGGCCACGGCAACATTCTCGACCTTAACAACTGCGCGACGCGGCTGCGCATCACGCTCGGCGACATGGCGCTGACTCAAAGTGACGACATCTTCAAAACCCTCGGCGCACACGGCGTGGTGCGGCGCGGCAATGCCATTCAGGTCATCGTGGGTCTGCACGTACCTCAGGTGCGGGACCAGATTGAAACACTCATGAAGCAAGACGCTTTCACACAATCATCCACATCCGGGGCGCGTTCCCCGACAGAAACATCCCTTACGGAGGCAGTATGA
- a CDS encoding UTRA domain-containing protein, which yields MIYKTLAERLRIRINSADFGIGDALPSEKKLAAEFGVSRMTLRKAVDLLIEWGLVRRCHGSGTFVAQKDVQHETRGLMGFCELMKQLGRPTVSEVLEFKIMGAPPAIASQLRIKTDERIYYSRRLRSVEGKPLVLEDSYMPGRLFSNLSVKHLEGSKFSYIEDECHICIAGNYESFSPILADSTVAALFHIAEGTPLLRLASLSYSDTGDYINYSVMIRNANEYHVDYHLQRNK from the coding sequence GTGATCTACAAAACGCTTGCTGAACGCTTAAGAATTCGCATTAACTCTGCCGATTTTGGCATCGGTGACGCGCTGCCCAGTGAAAAAAAACTGGCCGCTGAGTTTGGCGTCTCTCGTATGACGCTGCGAAAGGCGGTGGATTTGCTGATCGAATGGGGGCTGGTACGTCGCTGCCACGGCAGCGGAACCTTCGTCGCGCAGAAAGATGTCCAGCATGAAACGCGCGGGCTGATGGGCTTTTGTGAACTGATGAAACAACTGGGGCGCCCGACGGTGAGCGAAGTGCTGGAGTTTAAGATAATGGGGGCACCCCCGGCCATCGCCAGCCAGTTACGGATCAAAACCGACGAACGCATCTACTATTCCCGCCGCCTTCGGTCGGTCGAAGGCAAACCGCTGGTGCTGGAAGACAGCTACATGCCTGGCCGGTTATTCAGCAATCTTTCCGTGAAGCATCTGGAAGGCTCGAAGTTTTCTTACATCGAAGACGAATGCCACATCTGCATTGCCGGGAACTACGAGAGCTTCAGCCCGATACTCGCCGACAGCACGGTCGCAGCCCTGTTCCACATCGCTGAAGGCACGCCTCTGCTACGCCTGGCGTCGTTGTCTTACAGCGACACCGGCGATTACATCAACTACTCGGTGATGATCCGCAACGCCAACGAATACCACGTGGATTACCATTTGCAGCGCAATAAATAG
- a CDS encoding flavin reductase, with the protein MTQQFAPVELAKAYRLINHGATALVSAHHAGVDNVMSASWVCGLDFKPAKLTVVLDKIAITRELIEQSEAFVIQVPAVAQLQMTYDLGNRTLRDDADKLAKCGTELFRMEGQGDLPFVAGCTAWLACKLIPEPHNQEAHDLFIGEIVGAWADTRVFKDGHWHFEEADPSLRSLHYIAGGQFYATGEALNADTELK; encoded by the coding sequence ATGACCCAACAATTTGCTCCTGTCGAACTTGCAAAAGCCTATCGGCTGATTAACCACGGGGCGACCGCGCTGGTTTCTGCCCATCATGCGGGCGTGGACAACGTGATGTCCGCTTCGTGGGTATGTGGACTGGATTTCAAACCGGCAAAACTGACCGTGGTGCTGGATAAAATCGCCATAACCCGTGAGCTTATCGAGCAGAGCGAAGCCTTTGTGATTCAGGTGCCTGCCGTGGCACAGCTGCAAATGACCTACGATCTCGGTAACCGCACGTTGCGTGACGATGCCGATAAACTGGCGAAGTGCGGTACAGAATTGTTCCGCATGGAAGGTCAGGGCGATTTACCGTTCGTTGCTGGCTGTACCGCATGGCTGGCGTGTAAGCTAATCCCCGAGCCGCACAACCAGGAGGCACATGATTTGTTTATTGGCGAGATTGTCGGCGCATGGGCCGATACGCGCGTTTTCAAGGACGGACACTGGCATTTCGAAGAAGCCGATCCGTCCCTGCGCAGCCTGCACTACATCGCGGGGGGCCAGTTCTACGCCACCGGTGAAGCGCTCAACGCCGATACTGAGCTGAAATAA
- a CDS encoding metal ABC transporter permease, translated as MMSWMDILMEPMSFDFMQRALLTAAATSIVCAIFSCFLVLKGWSLMGDAISHAVLPGVVLAYLAGIPLVIGAFGSGLFCAVATGFIKEHCRVKEDSVMGIVFSGMFAAGLVLFSRVNTEQHLSHILFGNVLGVTDSEMLQTLIIAGVVTLAIVIKFKDLMLFCFDPVQAKVIGLPVRFYHYALLCMLALTIVAALQAVGVVLVVAMLITPGITAFLLCKTLPKMIVVSVTASLTAAVTGTFISFYIDAATGPTIVLIQAAIFLLALTVHLLRKPVKPRQSAPNA; from the coding sequence ATGATGAGCTGGATGGATATCCTGATGGAGCCAATGAGCTTCGACTTTATGCAGCGCGCACTGCTGACGGCCGCCGCCACCAGCATCGTCTGCGCCATTTTCTCCTGTTTTTTGGTGCTCAAAGGCTGGTCGCTGATGGGCGATGCTATCTCTCACGCCGTGCTGCCCGGTGTGGTGCTGGCGTATCTGGCGGGGATCCCGCTGGTCATCGGCGCGTTCGGCTCCGGCCTGTTTTGCGCGGTGGCTACCGGTTTCATCAAAGAGCATTGCCGCGTAAAAGAAGATTCGGTGATGGGCATTGTCTTCTCCGGCATGTTCGCCGCCGGTCTGGTACTGTTTTCGCGGGTCAATACCGAGCAGCATCTGAGCCATATTCTGTTTGGCAATGTGCTCGGCGTGACCGACAGCGAAATGCTGCAAACGCTGATCATTGCTGGTGTTGTTACGCTGGCGATCGTCATTAAATTCAAAGATCTGATGCTGTTTTGCTTCGACCCGGTGCAGGCGAAAGTCATCGGCCTGCCGGTGCGTTTCTACCACTACGCGCTATTGTGTATGCTGGCGCTGACCATCGTCGCGGCACTTCAGGCGGTCGGCGTGGTGCTGGTGGTGGCGATGCTGATCACACCCGGTATTACCGCCTTTCTGTTGTGTAAAACGCTGCCGAAGATGATCGTGGTCTCCGTGACGGCGTCACTCACCGCCGCCGTTACCGGCACGTTTATCAGCTTTTATATTGATGCCGCCACCGGCCCGACGATTGTGTTGATTCAGGCGGCGATTTTCCTGCTGGCGCTGACCGTTCATCTGTTGCGCAAACCCGTTAAACCGCGTCAGTCCGCACCGAATGCTTAG
- a CDS encoding iron chelate uptake ABC transporter family permease subunit — protein MIDLLLEPFHYNYMVKAIWVSAGVGAVCAFLSAYLMLKGWSLMGDALSHSVVPGVAGAYALGFPYAIGAFGTGILAALSMTLLRHFTKLREDAIIGFVFSTFFALGLLLVSLNPTSVNVQSILFGNILGIDDADILQVQIIVGVSLLVLCVIWRDLLAVFFDEAHARSVGLSPLWLKVIFFTIFSACSVAALQTVGAILVIAMVITPGATAYLLSDRFSHLLIISVAIGAVTSAVGAWLSYYLDGATGGVIVCLQTTVFLLAFLFAPKHGWLVNHFRIKRAGSRA, from the coding sequence ATGATCGACCTGCTGCTGGAGCCTTTTCACTACAACTACATGGTGAAAGCCATCTGGGTCAGCGCGGGCGTCGGCGCGGTGTGTGCGTTTTTATCGGCGTATCTGATGCTCAAAGGCTGGTCGCTGATGGGCGATGCGCTGTCGCATTCTGTTGTTCCGGGCGTGGCGGGCGCGTATGCGCTGGGTTTCCCGTACGCCATCGGCGCATTCGGCACCGGCATTCTGGCGGCGCTTTCCATGACGCTGCTGCGCCATTTTACTAAGTTGCGCGAAGACGCGATCATCGGCTTCGTATTCTCCACCTTCTTCGCACTCGGTTTGCTGCTGGTGTCGCTCAATCCGACGTCGGTAAACGTCCAGTCGATCCTGTTCGGCAACATTTTGGGCATCGATGACGCGGATATTTTGCAGGTGCAAATCATCGTCGGCGTTTCCCTGCTGGTACTGTGCGTCATCTGGCGCGACTTGCTGGCGGTATTTTTTGATGAAGCGCACGCGCGCTCGGTGGGCCTGTCGCCGCTGTGGCTGAAGGTCATCTTCTTCACTATTTTCAGTGCATGCAGCGTGGCGGCGTTACAAACCGTCGGCGCGATCCTGGTCATCGCGATGGTGATCACCCCCGGCGCAACGGCGTATCTGCTCTCAGATCGTTTCTCCCATTTACTGATTATTTCCGTTGCCATCGGTGCTGTAACCAGCGCGGTCGGCGCATGGCTCAGTTATTACCTCGATGGCGCAACCGGTGGGGTAATCGTCTGCCTGCAAACCACGGTCTTCCTGCTGGCGTTTCTGTTCGCGCCGAAACACGGCTGGCTGGTGAATCATTTCCGCATTAAACGGGCAGGGAGCCGCGCATGA